Genomic DNA from Candidatus Zixiibacteriota bacterium:
TGGTCTCGATTTCGAGCGTATTTTTCAGATCTTCATACTTAATCGATGCCGCCGCGGTTATCGAAAAGGCTCACCAGGTGGGCGCAAAGGTTGTTCTTGATATTTACCAGGCCTTTGGCGTGGTACCTCTGGATGTTAAAAAACTGGAAGTTGATTTTGCCGCTGGCGGTTGTTTGAAATGGATATGCGGTGGACCAGCCGCCTGTTTCCTGTATGTCAGACCCGATTTGTCATCCAAACTTAAACCGCGCATTACCGGATGGCTGGCGCATGTCGAACCGTTTGCCTTTGAAGCACAACAAATGAATTATACCGACGGCGCTTATCGGTTTTTAAATGGCACGCCGTCGGTCTTGTCTTTTTATGTTTGCCAACCGGGTCTTGATATAGTCTCAGAAATTGGTGTCGAAAGGATCCGGAAGAGATCGCTTGAGATGACAACGAGAATGATTGATAACGCCGCCGGGAAAGATTGGTCTGTTTTCGTGCCGCAAGAGGAAGAACTGAGGGGCGGTACGGTAGCGCTGAATATACCTCATGCCCAGCGAATCTCAAAAATACTCCTGGAACGGGATTTCCTGATTGATTATCGCCCCGGAGTGGGAATTCGCGTCTCACCTCATTTTTACAATACCGACCAGGAGATAGATGATATCTTTGATGAAATCGAAAAGATAAAGGCCGAGGAAAATTGGTAACCTTCTCCGCA
This window encodes:
- a CDS encoding aminotransferase class V-fold PLP-dependent enzyme codes for the protein MSGLLAYRSQFNSLNNCHHLISNSLGAMPNQTAEMLSQFARMWADRSVRAWEEKWWMLAREVGDKIGRLINAPSNSVTMQPNVTSAEAVILSCFDFQAKRNKVVMVDAEFPSLLYLYKSWLGPAGRLEIVECGAGPILPLEKLLDAIDEKTLLVSISSVFFRSSYLIDAAAVIEKAHQVGAKVVLDIYQAFGVVPLDVKKLEVDFAAGGCLKWICGGPAACFLYVRPDLSSKLKPRITGWLAHVEPFAFEAQQMNYTDGAYRFLNGTPSVLSFYVCQPGLDIVSEIGVERIRKRSLEMTTRMIDNAAGKDWSVFVPQEEELRGGTVALNIPHAQRISKILLERDFLIDYRPGVGIRVSPHFYNTDQEIDDIFDEIEKIKAEENW